From Bicyclus anynana chromosome 18, ilBicAnyn1.1, whole genome shotgun sequence, a single genomic window includes:
- the LOC112056920 gene encoding androgen-dependent TFPI-regulating protein, with protein sequence MGAITYHVHFRIIGSAVALLLHAGNSIAMFLALRGDILKDPDIANLHATQYRYITIWNVAFQIAYSVMNLVCDIPLVLKVKEESSSIFYILKYVRKYRKIVYGGVIFPTGITITLIFWPFFIINRELVFPAFIDKALSYTSNHIMHTAIALVALWELIFLPRSKPRSHMLYLAHMAGIYFTYIYVLLANYAERGSWPYPMFNDLYGTIYFPIVIAAFGLIYVVMYFAQWPLTSLIYNNSSRYYKRTEKIR encoded by the exons ggcaATAACATACCACGTCCACTTCAGGATCATAGGTAGTGCAGTAGCTCTCCTACTGCACGCTGGTAACAGTATCGCAATGTTCCTGGCGCTCAGAGGCGACATACTGAAAGATCCCGATATAGCCAACCTGCATGCCACGCAATACAGATATATCACTATATGGAATGtg GCATTTCAAATAGCTTATTCAGTAATGAATTTAGTATGTGACATACCTCTAGTATTGAAGGTCAAGGAGGAATCTTCTagcatattttacattttaaagtatGTAAGGAAATATAGGAAAATAGTTTATGGAGGTGTCATATTTCCCACTGGCATA ACAATCACCTTAATATTCTGGCcttttttcataatcaataGAGAACTGGTCTTCCCAGCGTTCATAGACAAGGCTCTCAGCTACACATCTAACCATATCATGCACACCGCCATCGCCCTCGTAGCGCTGTGGGAGCTGATCTTCCTTCCGAGGAGTAAGCCGAGGTCTCATATGCTGTACCTAGCTCATATGGCTGGGATATATTTCACTTACATATACGT ATTATTGGCAAATTACGCTGAGAGGGGGTCGTGGCCCTACCCAATGTTTAACGACTTGTACGGGACCATTTACTTTCCCATAGTCATAGCTGCTTTCGGTCTCATTTACGTAGTGATGTACTTTGCTCAGTGGCCTCTGACGTcattgatttataataatagcagTAGATACTACAAAAGAACTGAAAAAATAAGATGA